One Streptomyces sp. NBC_01217 genomic region harbors:
- a CDS encoding TIGR02680 family protein: protein MSTPAPTPSDLSATTPAARFVPTRAGIINLWDYRDEEFSFAGGWLVLRGPNGSGKTKALEVLFPFVLDGRIDPKRLNPFAAEDRTMKSNLLFRGQDNALGYVWIEFTHRETGEAVTCGIGLHAQRHRDTPARWHFVAEGRVGEDFSLLTHDDRPMTKKQLAAELGRELIASTADYRAAVDQRLFDLGPERYEQLLTLILTLRRPQLAKNLDPAKLSDTLTAGLRPLDDDLIAEAARSFDDMESVQRTLEGLAAADDATRAFLASYSTYLRVHARASADRLTARRTETAERAAALSTATTDLAAARERQAAAEARAESADAALAAQRARLDQLRSSAAYQAVEQLADLERLVRTCEQTARQATADRERRTAATGRARAEAEHAASLAAELDAAVSRDAAAVADHAHTAGLSWTPADAEPARLAERSAALAAARHEGVRAVRAAQQAARGAEQTRDLARVSLDRAEEAVSAAETAETAAESALASAREQARESLGQWAEAHGELLTEEGIGRLAEALELTGEADSSGVPVTLEDAFTEATASAVQELRDSLAALRAQRADVERRRAETEAERDRIAAELDDAPPPARGRTAERAPGERGVPLWRLVDFDDHLTDSQRAGLEAALEASGLLDALLTAEDAPVAAGRSEGWLRAGSPVSGPSLADLLRPEVPEAGDAIPTAARVTAVLRSVAVTGDLDTGIPQISPDGRYAAGVLVGAHTKEHAEYVGATARARRRAARIAACETLLAELSGHRDELARAQTRTNAVLDAYAAARAALPRTTGITAALRELDRAAARLRATRDAADAAQGSYDESVAACSVAERALRRTAAEHAIETDRVDAVETATRAFETAVRELAARRREHARQSEAAEAATDRLTVAAEDEEAAADTERAARRRYTEEAAKLEALQDAVGAEAQEVMRQVQETEDGIDALVGEAETARTAQHGAIAGTAAAEARRTAAAEARSVAAAEEKDTARSLRPYAVRELLDILRCPPGLAWPAQEADWAGETLPPAVAAVHEAILAATRDLTPTESSLKQSVTRLTKALDDLQAQLAAAGQDYRPEWDGSDGVIVVRVADQEGPLPVAAFAQKISAHRRDQAELLSESEQRILEDALLTRLAQQIHDRTIDARDLIRRMNTDMRRRTMSSGTTVGVSWLLADHLDDEQRGVCALLDADAARLGPDGLARVRTHFAAQIKNARARHRDQPYRELLAEVLDYRRWRHFAFQLVRPDKTEERLTRARHSRLSGGEQSVSLHLPLFAAAHAMLNSALPHAPRLLALDEAFAGVDDTGRGELMSLAAQFDLDLFMTGYDLWAAHASVSAAAHYDLAHSAVDHTVSALLLVWDGGRLLADDTGDLTTALGSPGTRRVPAPEGAAVVH, encoded by the coding sequence GTGAGCACCCCGGCTCCCACCCCGTCCGACCTCTCGGCCACCACCCCCGCCGCCCGGTTCGTCCCCACTCGTGCCGGGATCATCAACCTGTGGGACTACCGGGACGAGGAGTTCTCCTTCGCCGGCGGCTGGCTGGTGCTGCGCGGCCCCAACGGATCCGGCAAGACCAAGGCCCTCGAAGTCCTCTTTCCCTTCGTCCTCGACGGCCGTATCGACCCCAAGCGGCTCAACCCGTTCGCCGCCGAGGACCGCACGATGAAGTCCAACCTGCTCTTCCGCGGGCAGGACAACGCGCTCGGCTACGTCTGGATCGAGTTCACCCACCGGGAGACGGGCGAGGCCGTCACCTGCGGCATCGGGCTGCACGCCCAGCGCCACCGTGACACACCCGCCCGCTGGCACTTCGTCGCCGAGGGCCGCGTCGGTGAGGACTTCTCCCTCCTCACCCACGACGACCGGCCGATGACGAAGAAGCAACTCGCCGCCGAACTCGGACGCGAGCTGATCGCCTCCACGGCCGACTACCGCGCCGCCGTCGACCAGCGCCTGTTCGATCTCGGCCCGGAGAGGTACGAGCAACTGCTCACTCTGATCCTCACGCTGCGCCGCCCGCAGCTCGCCAAGAACCTCGACCCGGCCAAGCTCTCCGACACCCTCACCGCCGGTCTGCGCCCGCTCGACGACGACCTGATCGCCGAGGCGGCCCGTTCCTTCGACGACATGGAGTCCGTGCAGCGCACCCTGGAGGGGCTGGCAGCCGCCGACGACGCCACCCGCGCGTTCCTCGCGAGCTACTCCACCTACCTGCGGGTCCACGCCCGCGCCTCCGCGGACCGGCTCACCGCCCGCCGTACCGAGACCGCCGAGCGTGCCGCCGCACTGAGCACCGCCACCACGGACCTGGCGGCGGCCCGCGAGCGGCAGGCCGCCGCCGAGGCGCGCGCCGAGTCGGCCGACGCCGCGCTCGCCGCCCAGCGCGCCCGCCTCGACCAACTGCGCTCCTCCGCCGCCTACCAGGCCGTCGAGCAACTCGCCGACCTGGAACGCCTGGTGCGCACCTGTGAGCAGACCGCCCGGCAGGCCACCGCGGACCGTGAACGCCGTACGGCTGCCACCGGCCGCGCCCGCGCCGAGGCCGAACACGCAGCCAGCCTCGCCGCCGAACTCGACGCCGCCGTCTCCCGGGACGCCGCGGCCGTCGCCGACCACGCCCACACCGCCGGCCTCTCCTGGACCCCGGCCGACGCCGAGCCCGCTCGGCTCGCCGAACGCTCCGCCGCGCTCGCCGCGGCCCGCCACGAGGGCGTCCGGGCCGTGCGCGCCGCCCAGCAGGCGGCACGTGGCGCCGAGCAGACCCGTGACCTCGCCCGGGTATCGCTCGACCGTGCTGAGGAGGCCGTCAGCGCGGCCGAAACCGCCGAGACGGCCGCCGAGTCGGCTCTCGCATCCGCCCGTGAACAGGCCCGTGAGTCACTGGGACAGTGGGCGGAGGCACATGGTGAGCTTCTGACCGAGGAGGGAATCGGCCGACTCGCCGAAGCCCTCGAACTCACCGGCGAGGCGGACAGCTCGGGTGTGCCCGTCACGCTCGAAGACGCCTTCACCGAGGCCACCGCCTCCGCCGTACAGGAACTGCGTGACTCCCTCGCCGCCCTGCGCGCCCAGCGCGCCGATGTCGAGCGCCGCCGCGCCGAGACGGAGGCCGAACGCGACCGGATCGCCGCCGAACTCGACGACGCCCCGCCCCCGGCCCGTGGCCGCACTGCCGAGAGGGCGCCCGGTGAAAGGGGTGTTCCGCTGTGGCGGCTCGTCGACTTCGACGATCACCTGACGGACAGTCAGCGAGCAGGCCTGGAAGCCGCCTTGGAAGCATCGGGCCTGCTTGACGCCCTCCTCACCGCCGAGGACGCCCCCGTGGCGGCCGGGCGCAGCGAGGGTTGGCTGCGAGCCGGTTCTCCGGTGAGCGGGCCGAGCCTCGCCGACCTCCTGCGCCCCGAGGTCCCCGAAGCCGGCGATGCGATCCCGACCGCCGCCCGGGTCACCGCCGTACTGCGATCCGTCGCCGTCACCGGCGACCTCGACACCGGCATCCCGCAGATCAGCCCCGACGGCCGGTACGCCGCAGGTGTCCTGGTCGGTGCCCACACCAAGGAGCACGCCGAGTACGTCGGCGCGACCGCCCGTGCCCGGCGGCGCGCCGCCCGGATCGCCGCCTGCGAGACACTCCTGGCCGAACTCTCCGGCCATCGCGACGAGTTGGCGCGCGCGCAGACCCGCACGAACGCCGTCCTCGATGCGTACGCCGCCGCCCGCGCCGCCCTGCCCCGCACCACCGGCATCACCGCGGCGCTGCGCGAACTGGACAGGGCCGCGGCGAGGCTGCGCGCCACCCGCGACGCCGCCGACGCCGCCCAGGGTTCCTACGACGAGTCGGTGGCCGCCTGCTCGGTCGCCGAGCGCGCCCTGCGCCGCACCGCCGCCGAACACGCCATCGAGACCGACCGCGTCGACGCCGTCGAGACCGCCACCCGCGCCTTCGAGACGGCGGTCCGTGAACTGGCCGCCCGCCGCCGCGAACACGCCCGCCAGAGTGAGGCGGCCGAGGCGGCCACCGACCGACTCACCGTCGCCGCCGAGGACGAGGAGGCGGCGGCGGACACCGAGCGCGCGGCACGCCGCCGGTACACCGAGGAGGCCGCGAAACTTGAGGCCCTCCAGGATGCCGTCGGGGCCGAGGCGCAGGAGGTGATGCGCCAGGTGCAGGAGACCGAGGACGGCATCGACGCCCTGGTGGGGGAGGCAGAGACGGCCCGCACCGCTCAGCACGGCGCGATCGCGGGTACCGCGGCGGCCGAGGCCCGCCGTACGGCCGCGGCCGAGGCCCGGTCGGTCGCCGCGGCGGAGGAGAAGGACACCGCCCGCTCCCTGCGCCCGTATGCCGTCAGGGAACTCCTCGACATCCTGCGCTGCCCGCCCGGCCTCGCCTGGCCCGCCCAGGAGGCCGACTGGGCCGGCGAGACACTCCCGCCGGCCGTGGCCGCCGTACACGAGGCGATCCTCGCCGCGACCCGCGACCTCACCCCCACCGAATCCAGCCTCAAGCAGTCCGTCACCCGTCTCACCAAGGCCCTGGACGACCTGCAGGCGCAGCTGGCCGCCGCCGGGCAGGACTACCGGCCCGAGTGGGACGGTTCCGACGGGGTCATCGTCGTCCGTGTGGCCGACCAGGAGGGCCCGCTGCCGGTGGCGGCCTTCGCGCAGAAGATCTCCGCCCATCGCCGTGACCAGGCCGAACTGCTCTCCGAGTCCGAGCAGCGCATCCTGGAGGACGCCCTGCTGACCCGGCTCGCCCAGCAGATCCACGACCGCACCATCGACGCCCGTGACCTGATCCGGCGGATGAACACGGACATGCGCCGGCGCACCATGTCCTCGGGGACGACGGTCGGGGTGAGCTGGCTGCTCGCCGACCACCTCGACGACGAACAGCGCGGCGTCTGCGCCCTCCTCGACGCCGACGCCGCCCGCCTCGGCCCGGACGGTCTCGCCCGGGTGCGTACGCACTTCGCCGCACAGATCAAGAACGCCCGCGCCCGCCACCGTGACCAGCCCTACCGCGAACTGCTCGCCGAGGTCCTCGACTACCGGCGCTGGCGGCACTTCGCGTTCCAGCTGGTACGCCCCGACAAGACGGAGGAGAGGCTCACCCGAGCCCGGCACAGCCGCCTGTCGGGCGGTGAGCAGTCGGTGTCGCTCCATCTGCCGCTGTTCGCCGCCGCGCACGCCATGCTCAACTCCGCCCTTCCGCACGCCCCGCGCCTGCTCGCCCTCGACGAGGCCTTCGCGGGCGTGGACGACACCGGGCGCGGTGAACTCATGTCGCTGGCAGCGCAGTTCGACCTCGACCTGTTCATGACCGGCTACGACCTGTGGGCCGCCCACGCCTCCGTGTCCGCCGCCGCCCACTACGACCTCGCGCACAGCGCCGTCGACCACACCGTCTCCGCGTTGCTGCTCGTCTGGGACGGCGGCCGGCTCCTCGCGGACGACACCGGCGACCTCACCACCGCCCTCGGCTCGCCCGGCACCCGGCGTGTCCCGGCGCCCGAGGGGGCCGCGGTTGTCCACTGA
- a CDS encoding TIGR02678 family protein, which yields MSRVAEGVSSLELADYQKAVRLVLRHPLITPGYPDRTALATVRRWADQLRTDLMEVLGHRLVTTADTARLQRAQDGLDATRPALTRAGRPFDRRRYAYLVLTLAALGRHGAQVALGELADAVAADAVRIDGLGLDTARKPDRDAFVDAVTWLTERGALTLADGSATAWAGDPERAEALYDIDREILLAVHHPTRVLQHLTSVTALLDTGSALGMSAGRAGRRRDQARRARRLVLENPVAYYADADTELLGQLRAPALAEDLERLTGLTVERRAEGLALIDTSGRLSDLRFPGGGTVAQAALLLAARISTAVQRSGRHALELLPAPTAAERLAARARRIDVALPSRGLIAALAEPDEAPAYGAPGDGAQESAETRYPFVTDSWLRGRLKEITAEYGAGFAADLRGDPERLLGQAVDLLAAMSLIARVDGGALALPLLARYRGVTARVRSRTAARSPSQTALFSDDIVNDTAKEPTP from the coding sequence ATGAGCCGTGTCGCCGAGGGTGTCTCCTCGCTCGAACTCGCCGACTACCAGAAGGCGGTACGCCTCGTCCTGCGGCACCCGCTGATCACACCCGGGTACCCGGATCGGACGGCGCTGGCGACCGTGCGCCGCTGGGCCGACCAGCTGCGCACCGACCTGATGGAGGTGCTCGGCCACCGGCTCGTCACCACCGCCGACACCGCCCGGCTCCAGCGCGCCCAGGACGGCCTGGACGCCACCCGCCCCGCCCTCACCCGCGCGGGACGCCCCTTCGACCGACGCCGTTACGCCTACCTCGTCCTCACCCTCGCGGCCCTGGGCCGCCACGGCGCGCAGGTGGCGCTAGGCGAGCTGGCCGACGCGGTCGCCGCCGACGCCGTACGCATCGACGGACTCGGGCTCGACACCGCGCGCAAACCCGACCGGGACGCCTTCGTCGACGCCGTCACCTGGCTCACCGAACGCGGCGCGCTCACCCTCGCCGACGGCTCCGCCACCGCCTGGGCCGGCGACCCCGAGCGTGCCGAGGCCCTGTACGACATCGACCGCGAGATCCTCCTCGCCGTCCACCACCCGACCCGCGTCCTGCAGCACCTGACCTCGGTCACCGCGCTCCTCGACACAGGCAGCGCGCTCGGCATGTCCGCCGGCCGCGCCGGCCGGCGCCGCGACCAGGCCCGCCGCGCCCGCCGCCTGGTACTGGAGAACCCGGTCGCGTACTACGCCGACGCCGACACCGAACTCCTGGGCCAGCTGCGGGCCCCCGCTCTCGCCGAGGACCTGGAGCGGCTGACCGGGCTGACGGTGGAACGGCGGGCCGAGGGCTTGGCGCTCATCGACACCTCCGGCAGGCTGTCCGACCTACGCTTTCCCGGCGGCGGTACCGTCGCGCAGGCCGCGCTGCTGCTCGCCGCCCGGATCAGCACCGCCGTCCAGCGTTCCGGACGGCACGCCCTCGAACTGCTGCCCGCGCCCACCGCCGCCGAACGCCTCGCGGCACGTGCCCGGCGTATCGACGTGGCCCTGCCGTCGCGTGGTCTGATCGCCGCACTCGCGGAGCCGGACGAGGCGCCGGCGTACGGGGCACCCGGAGACGGGGCTCAGGAGTCGGCGGAGACCCGTTACCCCTTCGTCACGGACTCCTGGCTGCGAGGCAGACTCAAGGAGATCACCGCCGAGTACGGCGCGGGCTTCGCCGCCGATCTGCGCGGCGACCCGGAACGACTGCTCGGTCAGGCGGTCGACCTGCTGGCCGCCATGTCGCTGATCGCCCGGGTCGACGGCGGGGCTCTCGCGCTTCCGCTGCTCGCCCGCTACCGGGGGGTCACGGCCCGAGTGAGATCCCGTACGGCGGCCCGATCGCCCTCCCAGACCGCCCTGTTCTCCGACGACATCGTCAACGACACCGCCAAGGAACCGACTCCGTGA